One Actinosynnema pretiosum DNA segment encodes these proteins:
- a CDS encoding dihydrofolate reductase family protein, with translation MGKVVVYSSVSVDGFIADGEDRPGPLFDWLTGGDVPLDDSGALAVSRASYEHTRPYWDSIGVTVVGRRVFDLADGWGGVPPSGVGHVVVVTHRPAPEGWDAGAPFHFVAGVGAAVARARELAGERVVEVAAGDVGGQVFAAGLVDEVRMDVVPVVLGSGRRYFGSVDAQHLLEGPDVVVRGDRVLHLCYRVRR, from the coding sequence GTGGGCAAGGTGGTCGTGTACAGCTCGGTGTCGGTGGACGGTTTCATCGCGGACGGGGAGGACCGGCCGGGGCCGTTGTTCGACTGGTTGACCGGTGGTGACGTGCCGTTGGACGACAGCGGTGCGCTGGCGGTGTCGCGGGCGTCGTACGAGCACACGCGGCCGTACTGGGACTCGATCGGGGTGACGGTCGTGGGGCGGCGCGTGTTCGACCTGGCGGACGGGTGGGGCGGGGTTCCGCCGAGCGGGGTGGGGCACGTGGTCGTGGTGACGCACCGGCCCGCGCCAGAGGGGTGGGACGCGGGGGCGCCGTTCCACTTCGTGGCGGGTGTGGGGGCGGCGGTGGCCAGGGCTCGGGAGTTGGCGGGTGAGCGGGTCGTGGAGGTGGCCGCCGGGGACGTGGGTGGGCAGGTGTTCGCGGCGGGGTTGGTGGACGAGGTGCGGATGGACGTGGTGCCCGTGGTGCTGGGGTCGGGCAGGCGCTACTTCGGGTCGGTCGACGCGCAGCACCTGTTGGAGGGGCCTGACGTGGTGGTGCGGGGTGATCGGGTGCTGCACCTGTGCTACCGGGTGCGTCGGTGA
- a CDS encoding tyrosine-type recombinase/integrase, with the protein MDVLAAQEAFFQARRPRKDSPHTTAAYRRDLAGVNALLGEVVGREVGELRVEDLTGAHLRSAFGVFADSHAKSSVLRAWSTWNQFLTFLVAEDLVPGNPMGAVARPKTPPLVPKPLRGEDTPERLLAAAAEGARKARDPWPERDVLVLALGLVAGLRSVEMRTLTLASVVGRSGERRLHVLGKGNRDRSVPIEPAMERVVDEYLASCRKRFPQGRFDRGSALLRDRHGEPIGRGGLEYLVRSCFRWAGLHDRVPSGANLHALRHTFATRLAEDGATASEIMALLGHASLATSQNYIEATAREQRSAVAGNRTYASLSRLPGGGA; encoded by the coding sequence GTGGACGTACTCGCTGCTCAGGAAGCCTTCTTCCAGGCCCGCAGGCCCAGGAAGGATTCGCCGCACACCACCGCCGCGTACCGGCGCGACCTCGCCGGGGTCAACGCGCTGCTGGGCGAGGTGGTCGGGCGCGAGGTGGGTGAGCTTCGGGTGGAGGACCTGACCGGGGCGCACCTGCGGTCGGCGTTCGGGGTGTTCGCTGACTCGCACGCCAAGAGCTCGGTGCTGCGGGCCTGGTCCACCTGGAACCAGTTCCTGACGTTCCTGGTCGCCGAGGACCTGGTGCCCGGCAACCCGATGGGCGCCGTGGCGCGCCCCAAGACGCCGCCGCTGGTGCCGAAGCCGCTGCGCGGGGAGGACACGCCGGAGCGGTTGCTGGCGGCTGCCGCGGAGGGGGCGCGGAAGGCGCGGGACCCGTGGCCGGAGCGGGACGTGCTGGTGCTGGCGCTGGGGCTGGTGGCGGGGTTGCGGTCGGTGGAGATGCGGACGTTGACGCTGGCGTCGGTGGTGGGGCGGTCCGGGGAGCGGCGGCTGCACGTGCTGGGCAAGGGCAACCGGGACCGGTCGGTGCCGATCGAGCCCGCGATGGAGCGGGTGGTGGACGAGTACCTGGCGTCGTGCCGCAAGCGGTTCCCGCAGGGGCGGTTCGACCGGGGTTCGGCGTTGCTGCGGGACCGGCACGGGGAGCCGATCGGGCGGGGTGGGTTGGAGTACCTGGTGCGGTCGTGCTTCCGGTGGGCGGGGTTGCACGACCGGGTGCCGTCGGGGGCGAACCTGCACGCGTTGCGGCACACGTTCGCGACGCGGTTGGCGGAGGACGGGGCGACGGCGTCGGAGATCATGGCGTTGCTGGGGCACGCGTCGTTGGCGACGAGCCAGAACTACATCGAGGCGACGGCGCGGGAGCAGCGGTCGGCGGTGGCGGGGAACCGGACGTACGCGTCGTTGTCGCGGTTGCCGGGTGGTGGGGCTTAG
- a CDS encoding AraC family transcriptional regulator: protein MRVEYVSRVPRPPLDGLVDDLYYLEGAAPYARLLLPPGPSALLVVNLGAPFRVRSGVDVAAGGFVDGCVVAMRTRALEFGYPPLTRSVGAHLKPWGLAPFAPMPVAELCDRPVEVEQLWGRRAVDELRGRLAAAANPRAVLALFEEELVRRLREPSGLGLVRGAGGVIAAAGGVVGIGGLSEAAGVSGAHLARRFKAVVGVAPKRLARTYRFTSAVFGIDPAGPVDWGALACAAGYFDQAHFVREFREFTGLTPTGYLEVRRRFLRENPGHVLEGWSLPVG, encoded by the coding sequence GTGCGCGTGGAGTACGTGTCCAGGGTGCCACGTCCGCCGTTGGACGGGCTGGTCGACGATCTCTACTACCTGGAGGGGGCGGCGCCGTACGCCCGGTTGCTGTTGCCGCCGGGGCCGTCGGCGCTGCTGGTGGTCAACCTGGGGGCGCCGTTCCGCGTCCGGTCCGGGGTCGACGTGGCGGCGGGTGGGTTCGTCGACGGGTGCGTGGTGGCGATGCGCACCCGTGCGCTGGAGTTCGGCTACCCGCCCCTGACCCGGTCGGTCGGCGCGCACCTCAAACCGTGGGGGTTGGCGCCGTTCGCGCCGATGCCGGTGGCGGAGCTGTGCGACCGGCCGGTGGAGGTGGAGCAGCTGTGGGGGCGGCGTGCGGTCGACGAGCTGCGGGGGCGGTTGGCCGCGGCGGCGAACCCGCGGGCGGTGCTGGCGCTGTTCGAGGAGGAGCTGGTGCGGCGGTTGCGCGAGCCCTCCGGTCTGGGGTTGGTGCGCGGTGCGGGTGGGGTCATCGCGGCGGCCGGCGGGGTGGTGGGGATCGGTGGTCTGAGCGAGGCGGCGGGGGTGAGCGGGGCGCACCTGGCGCGGCGGTTCAAGGCGGTCGTGGGGGTCGCACCGAAGCGGTTGGCCCGCACCTACCGGTTCACCTCCGCGGTGTTCGGGATCGATCCGGCGGGGCCGGTGGACTGGGGTGCTCTGGCCTGCGCGGCCGGGTACTTCGACCAGGCCCACTTCGTGCGCGAGTTCCGCGAGTTCACGGGGTTGACGCCGACGGGGTACCTGGAGGTGCGGCGGCGGTTCCTGCGGGAGAACCCCGGTCACGTGCTGGAGGGCTGGTCGTTGCCCGTGGGTTGA